From the Francisella frigiditurris genome, one window contains:
- a CDS encoding NAD(+)/NADH kinase: MSKPLAFKKVAIIGKHYRKTVSEMVESLYHKLTKLGFIVTIEKESAEDLSIKVESVMTLEEIALTKDVAIIIGGDGNFLQASRKMSIYNNIPVIGVNKGKLGFLTTINSDEESIDKELIPILNGENSSANMFMLKSVVDNRHNVSPEKSVALNEIAITAGSGRMFGLKVFIDGWFAFDQRGDGLIIATPTGSTAHAMSAGGPILNPNQNSIVIVPICSHSLNSRPLVISSESRVDIIVTRYNDPSPVLSIDGRNEIILKPRQKVTITKSQKKVKVLHTKRYNYYDTLRNKLGWSKVLF, from the coding sequence ATGTCTAAACCTTTAGCGTTTAAGAAAGTAGCAATAATAGGGAAGCATTATAGAAAGACAGTAAGTGAAATGGTCGAAAGCCTATATCATAAACTGACAAAACTTGGTTTTATTGTAACAATTGAAAAAGAATCTGCAGAAGATCTGAGCATTAAAGTAGAAAGTGTGATGACTTTAGAAGAAATTGCACTAACTAAAGATGTTGCAATTATCATAGGAGGCGATGGAAACTTCCTCCAAGCTTCTAGAAAAATGTCTATATACAATAACATTCCTGTAATAGGCGTAAATAAGGGCAAGCTTGGTTTTCTAACTACAATAAACTCTGATGAAGAAAGCATAGATAAAGAGTTGATACCTATTTTGAATGGTGAAAATAGTAGTGCTAATATGTTTATGTTAAAGAGTGTTGTAGATAATAGACATAATGTATCTCCTGAAAAATCTGTAGCCTTAAATGAAATAGCTATTACTGCTGGTAGTGGTAGGATGTTCGGTTTAAAGGTTTTTATAGATGGATGGTTTGCCTTTGATCAAAGGGGCGATGGCTTAATTATAGCTACTCCAACTGGCTCTACTGCTCATGCTATGTCTGCTGGTGGACCTATATTGAATCCAAACCAAAATAGCATCGTGATAGTTCCTATTTGTTCACACTCATTAAATAGTAGACCTTTAGTTATATCATCTGAAAGTAGGGTTGACATAATTGTCACTAGATACAATGATCCTTCGCCTGTTTTAAGTATAGATGGACGAAATGAGATAATATTAAAACCCAGACAAAAAGTTACAATAACTAAATCTCAGAAAAAAGTGAAAGTATTACATACTAAAAGATATAACTATTATGATACTCTAAGAAATAAATTAGGGTGGAGTAAAGTTTTATTCTAA
- a CDS encoding LysE family translocator, with protein MLIFLSIIVLHISCLILPGPDFFVTISNSIKYGYRYGTITALGIGLGILLNSFITYWLGSFLQHQQPWLFKIIILIGVSYLIYIAINLFKNVFSKDDTSSNSKTHVNNLQNFNNITKKKVFLMGAFTNLANVKAIIFFSSMLSLVEELSNTGVLAIWLMIALLTVLWFMIVAIFFGNDKLRGTFFKQLKKIEFVSGCFISIFSVIILVELFIS; from the coding sequence ATGCTAATTTTTCTATCAATCATAGTTTTGCATATAAGTTGTCTAATATTACCTGGACCGGATTTTTTTGTAACTATTAGCAACTCAATTAAATATGGATATCGCTATGGCACTATTACTGCTTTAGGCATTGGCTTAGGAATTTTATTAAATAGCTTTATCACTTATTGGCTTGGCTCATTTTTACAACATCAGCAACCATGGTTATTTAAAATAATAATTTTAATTGGTGTGAGTTACTTAATATATATTGCGATAAATCTTTTCAAAAATGTATTTTCAAAAGATGATACTAGCTCAAACTCTAAAACCCATGTAAATAATCTTCAAAACTTTAACAACATTACTAAGAAAAAAGTATTCTTGATGGGAGCGTTTACAAACCTAGCTAATGTAAAAGCTATTATATTTTTTAGCTCAATGCTAAGCTTAGTTGAAGAGCTTTCAAACACTGGGGTTTTAGCAATTTGGTTAATGATCGCTTTACTAACTGTACTTTGGTTTATGATAGTAGCTATATTTTTTGGAAATGATAAGTTAAGAGGCACATTCTTTAAGCAGCTTAAAAAAATTGAATTTGTTTCTGGATGCTTTATTTCTATTTTTTCGGTAATTATCTTAGTTGAATTATTTATATCTTAA
- the trmB gene encoding tRNA (guanosine(46)-N7)-methyltransferase TrmB produces MSEQKQENLRQVKSFVRRTGRVTKKQQSAIDNFSEKYMLPYDANNKINFKQIFNNDNDVILEIGFGMGFSLVQMALESPNKNYFGIEVHKAGVGNIIHEIEENKISNLLIMNHDAVEVFKNNLEDGCLSGMQIYFPDPWHKTKHNKRRLVNNVNLELFASKIKVGGVLHFASDWLPYAKEVLKLLEADASFENMYEGFAPRPEWRPLTKFEKRGQNLEHPISDILFKRI; encoded by the coding sequence ATGTCTGAGCAAAAGCAAGAGAATTTGAGGCAGGTTAAAAGCTTTGTTAGAAGAACTGGAAGAGTTACTAAAAAGCAGCAAAGCGCCATAGATAATTTTTCTGAGAAGTATATGCTTCCTTATGATGCAAATAATAAAATTAATTTTAAACAAATCTTCAACAATGATAATGATGTTATTCTAGAGATTGGTTTTGGTATGGGATTCAGTCTTGTACAAATGGCTTTGGAAAGTCCTAACAAAAATTATTTTGGGATAGAAGTTCATAAAGCCGGTGTAGGTAATATTATTCATGAAATTGAAGAGAATAAAATTTCGAACCTTTTGATTATGAATCATGATGCTGTAGAGGTATTTAAAAACAATTTAGAAGATGGTTGTTTATCTGGAATGCAGATATATTTCCCTGACCCATGGCATAAGACTAAACATAATAAAAGAAGGCTTGTGAATAACGTGAACTTGGAATTGTTTGCTTCTAAAATAAAAGTAGGGGGAGTCTTACATTTTGCAAGTGACTGGCTACCATATGCAAAAGAGGTGTTAAAACTTTTAGAAGCGGATGCAAGCTTTGAAAATATGTATGAAGGATTTGCACCAAGACCTGAGTGGCGTCCTTTGACAAAATTTGAGAAAAGAGGTCAAAACTTAGAGCATCCTATATCGGATATTTTATTTAAAAGAATTTAA
- a CDS encoding GNAT family N-acetyltransferase: MNIIIRNEKLKDQEEIYKVIAQAFDSDDEVKLVRLLHARHHGVISLVAELGGRVVGHIILSEMSCDDVDNIKIFGLGPMAVLPEYQHKGIGTKLVKSVIQSAKDSKIDAIFVLGHHNYYPKFGFHSTDEYKILSEYDVPAEVFMVFDITNKLKILENKTVKYAEEFSKVF; this comes from the coding sequence ATGAATATTATAATAAGAAACGAAAAGCTTAAAGATCAGGAAGAAATATATAAAGTTATTGCGCAAGCTTTTGATAGTGATGATGAAGTAAAGTTAGTCAGACTATTACATGCTAGGCATCATGGAGTTATCTCATTAGTGGCAGAGTTAGGAGGAAGGGTGGTTGGTCATATAATTCTTTCAGAGATGTCATGTGACGATGTTGATAATATAAAAATATTTGGACTTGGACCTATGGCAGTTTTGCCAGAGTATCAACATAAAGGAATTGGAACAAAATTAGTCAAATCGGTTATACAATCAGCAAAAGATTCAAAAATAGATGCTATTTTTGTATTAGGTCACCATAACTATTATCCAAAATTTGGCTTTCACTCTACAGATGAATATAAAATACTAAGTGAATATGATGTTCCTGCAGAAGTATTTATGGTATTTGATATAACAAATAAGCTAAAGATATTAGAAAATAAAACGGTTAAATATGCAGAGGAGTTCAGTAAAGTATTTTAA
- a CDS encoding 2OG-Fe(II) oxygenase: protein MYQQINTPLNPFYEKMISEYLGNGYSIVENWLENDETDLLRKELATLNKEDKFRKSAVGNRLTETIEKNIRGDFIYWLDETKHAHAFFLKINDFVNYLNKTCFAGIISKEFHYAIYPTGTFYKKHIDTFQNDDRRVISIVCYLNKTWTINNGGELKLYLKDGTKEISPTNGKIIIFDSKTIEHEVLPILSGKRLSITGWLKTS from the coding sequence ATGTATCAGCAGATCAATACTCCTTTAAATCCTTTTTATGAAAAAATGATATCTGAATACTTAGGCAATGGATATTCGATTGTTGAAAACTGGCTAGAAAATGATGAAACAGATTTGTTAAGAAAAGAACTAGCCACCTTAAATAAAGAAGATAAATTTAGAAAATCTGCAGTGGGTAATAGACTTACTGAAACTATAGAAAAGAATATCAGAGGAGACTTTATTTATTGGTTAGATGAAACTAAACATGCCCATGCTTTTTTTCTTAAAATAAATGATTTTGTTAATTATTTAAACAAAACATGCTTTGCTGGAATTATTTCAAAAGAGTTTCATTATGCTATCTACCCTACAGGAACTTTTTATAAAAAACATATAGATACTTTCCAAAATGATGATCGAAGAGTTATATCTATTGTTTGTTATTTAAATAAAACCTGGACAATAAATAATGGTGGCGAACTTAAACTTTATTTAAAAGATGGAACTAAAGAAATTTCTCCTACCAATGGAAAAATAATTATATTTGATAGTAAAACAATAGAACATGAAGTTCTTCCCATATTATCGGGTAAGCGCTTAAGCATTACAGGATGGTTAAAAACTAGTTAA
- a CDS encoding YcgN family cysteine cluster protein, with translation MHRWWKEIDLKDMNNTQWESICDRCGLCCLNKLQDEETDEVHYTRVSCKLLDISKCQCAMYSERKKLVKDCIQLTYKQLKNHAHKWLPETCGYKRLFEGKDLPEWHHLITGSTEKMHELKKSAKHIAISEYEVGEDEYLDDFIIKI, from the coding sequence ATGCACAGATGGTGGAAAGAAATTGATCTAAAAGACATGAATAATACTCAATGGGAATCTATATGTGATCGTTGTGGATTATGCTGTCTAAATAAACTACAAGATGAAGAAACTGATGAAGTTCATTACACACGTGTTAGCTGCAAATTATTAGATATTTCTAAATGCCAATGCGCTATGTATAGTGAAAGAAAAAAACTAGTAAAAGATTGTATACAACTAACATATAAGCAGCTAAAAAATCACGCTCATAAATGGCTTCCTGAAACTTGTGGATATAAAAGGCTTTTTGAAGGAAAAGATTTACCAGAATGGCACCATTTAATAACTGGCTCTACTGAAAAAATGCATGAATTAAAAAAATCAGCTAAGCATATTGCAATTTCAGAATATGAAGTCGGTGAGGATGAGTATTTGGATGATTTTATTATAAAAATTTAA
- the nusB gene encoding transcription antitermination factor NusB yields the protein MKTTARARNNARLYAVQALYQRKIAETSYDELKVQFYSDNADRHETDWDFFYRLIDAVNNYELDIDKYIEESANEGIDSINYVDLAVLKVGVAELMECLENPYQIIIKEYVQLAYNMGTEKGYLFVNAVLQKLSQVIRGEE from the coding sequence ATGAAAACTACAGCAAGAGCTAGAAATAATGCGAGACTATATGCAGTTCAAGCACTTTATCAAAGAAAAATAGCAGAAACATCATATGATGAGTTAAAGGTTCAATTTTATTCAGATAATGCAGATAGGCACGAGACTGATTGGGACTTTTTTTATAGATTGATTGATGCAGTGAATAATTATGAGTTAGATATCGATAAATATATTGAGGAAAGTGCGAATGAAGGTATTGATTCAATAAATTATGTCGATTTAGCTGTTTTAAAAGTTGGAGTTGCAGAACTTATGGAGTGCTTAGAGAATCCATATCAGATTATTATAAAAGAATATGTTCAGCTAGCATATAATATGGGAACTGAGAAAGGGTATCTATTTGTTAATGCTGTTTTACAGAAGCTTTCTCAAGTTATCAGAGGTGAAGAGTAA